A single window of Pseudomonas benzenivorans DNA harbors:
- the bufA2 gene encoding BufA2 family periplasmic bufferin-type metallophore — protein MSNKSTASTGAALALAAASLFSTLPAQATEQAQTAEVQCFGVNACKGQNDCMTATNACKGQGACKGQGYQLMTQAKCDEAGGKAGE, from the coding sequence ATGTCGAACAAATCTACCGCCAGCACCGGCGCGGCACTGGCACTGGCTGCCGCCAGCCTCTTCAGCACCCTGCCGGCACAAGCGACTGAGCAGGCGCAGACCGCCGAGGTGCAGTGCTTCGGCGTCAACGCCTGCAAAGGCCAGAACGACTGCATGACCGCCACCAATGCCTGCAAGGGGCAAGGCGCCTGCAAGGGCCAGGGTTATCAGCTGATGACCCAGGCCAAGTGCGATGAAGCCGGTGGCAAGGCTGGCGAGTGA
- a CDS encoding heavy-metal-associated domain-containing protein produces MFALDVSGMGCGSCVSKITKAIQALDSQAKVEVDRAAGKVKVASVESQEDIRAVIEDLGYPTQLSA; encoded by the coding sequence ATGTTCGCTCTAGACGTTTCCGGAATGGGTTGCGGCAGCTGTGTCAGCAAGATCACCAAGGCCATCCAGGCCCTGGACAGCCAGGCCAAGGTCGAAGTGGATCGAGCGGCCGGCAAGGTGAAGGTGGCGAGCGTCGAGAGCCAGGAGGATATCCGCGCGGTGATCGAAGACCTGGGCTACCCCACGCAGCTCAGCGCCTGA
- a CDS encoding TlpA disulfide reductase family protein produces MLTVNLGPLTLGVPHLLLIGSLLLATLSGWWAGRASGRNPEQQVFRLLLVALLVARLAFVVSYIEHYRDALWKVVDIRDGGFIAWPGVLAALMLGAWQAWRDRGLRKPLGVALAVGVLSWGIGTLAWQALEQGTRLPELVLRDISGAPVALQDYRGKPLVINLWATWCPPCRREMPVLAEAQAREPALTFLFVNQGEGPGEIRRFLDHGGLQLRNVLLDSDGRLGQQVGSMALPTTLFYDAEGRQVGNHLGELSRASLARALEILRENGPP; encoded by the coding sequence GTGTTAACCGTTAACCTGGGCCCGCTGACCCTGGGCGTACCCCACCTGCTGCTGATCGGCAGCTTGCTGCTGGCGACGCTTAGCGGCTGGTGGGCTGGCCGCGCCAGCGGCCGCAACCCGGAACAACAGGTGTTCCGGCTGTTGCTGGTGGCCCTGCTGGTCGCCCGCCTGGCGTTCGTGGTGAGCTATATCGAGCACTACCGAGACGCGCTGTGGAAGGTCGTGGACATCCGTGACGGCGGCTTCATCGCCTGGCCCGGTGTCCTCGCTGCGCTCATGCTGGGCGCCTGGCAGGCCTGGCGCGACCGTGGCCTGCGCAAGCCGCTCGGCGTGGCGCTGGCCGTCGGGGTACTGAGCTGGGGAATCGGCACACTCGCCTGGCAGGCACTGGAACAAGGCACCCGCCTGCCCGAACTGGTGCTGCGCGACATTAGTGGCGCGCCGGTCGCACTGCAGGACTACCGGGGCAAACCGCTGGTGATCAATCTCTGGGCGACCTGGTGTCCGCCGTGCCGGCGGGAAATGCCGGTGCTGGCCGAGGCGCAAGCCCGGGAACCGGCCCTGACCTTCCTGTTCGTCAACCAGGGCGAGGGGCCGGGCGAGATCCGTCGCTTCCTCGACCACGGCGGCCTCCAGCTGCGCAACGTACTGCTCGACAGCGACGGGCGCCTCGGCCAGCAGGTCGGCTCCATGGCCCTGCCGACCACGCTGTTCTACGACGCCGAGGGCCGCCAGGTCGGCAACCATCTGGGCGAGCTATCCCGCGCCAGCCTCGCGCGCGCCCTGGAAATCCTGAGAGAGAATGGCCCGCCCTGA
- a CDS encoding DUF2933 domain-containing protein: MPHSPPRSDAPTTPFWKSRNGVVLMLLAIALFYLAREHYGHISQLLPYLILLLCPLMHLFGHHHGGHRHQHGESDSTRHEPRE, encoded by the coding sequence ATGCCCCACTCGCCACCTCGCTCCGATGCCCCCACGACGCCTTTCTGGAAAAGCAGGAACGGCGTGGTGCTGATGCTGCTGGCCATCGCCCTGTTCTATCTGGCCCGGGAACACTACGGGCATATCTCGCAGCTTCTGCCCTACCTGATCCTGCTGCTATGCCCGCTGATGCACCTGTTCGGCCATCATCATGGTGGTCATCGCCATCAGCATGGCGAATCGGACAGCACCAGGCATGAGCCTAGGGAATGA